From the genome of Leguminivora glycinivorella isolate SPB_JAAS2020 chromosome Z, LegGlyc_1.1, whole genome shotgun sequence, one region includes:
- the LOC125241828 gene encoding transient receptor potential cation channel subfamily V member 5, whose amino-acid sequence MGGGLLVDMMKRAVQNKQYAEIDHAIKTKVEPFLYNRGKGRYIPVSHVVLLRNKERPRHKLLPPLRGMENPDEEFDIEKDWPHVTQEEYDANPSNYRELCWDLKERGAVGETILHLCLLNATSLLADLAKRLLRFYPKLINDVYMSDEYYGESVLHMTITNEDPTMVKFFLDAGADYHERCYGNFMCPEDQKASRFDSQDHEWVNVQYNTNYDGYVYWGEYPLSFAACLGQEECYRLILARGANPDLQDTNGNTVLHMLVIYQKMSTFDMAYEVGASLQIRNVQNLTPLTLAAKLARTELFFHILNIEREIYWQIGATTCAAYPLGGVDTIDTETGLINKDSALNLVVFGEKDEHLELLEGMLIDLLKTKWNTFVKFRFYRQFILFSCYFLVSLVCFTLRPGPPPEHVALNTTTLNSTANNDTDIATDAENCTASLNPVEIDPGAVEILNVTKPDSGACAHFKSHPKEKDKPTEPPKETDMEDWWEGLTEECRLMNFDSWQAKVRISAELLLWLGALAYIGAALREARFLGLKMFVENLSTVPSRVMFLFSCLLMVALPTLRLWCADEAEDHLAVIIMLTTAPYFLFFCRGFKTVGPFVVMIYRMVMGDLLRFVCIYLVFVMGFSQAYYIIFLSFDNPQTPEGVDDSVSNPMPSPMESIMAMFLMSLTSFSDYYGAFDRTDHEIEAKLLFVIYMIIVAILLVNMLIAMMGNTYQKIAETRNEWQRQWARIVLVVERGVPPAQRHSQLMSYSQPMASGKRALVLRINQKDEDKEEMKEILEMKRTHERIVAKRHQRAAELQASHGRAPPPPVRDYPIRK is encoded by the exons ATGG GTGGCGGGCTGCTGGTGGACATGATGAAGCGGGCCGTGCAGAACAAGCAGTACGCGGAGATCGACCACGCCATCAAGACCAAGGTGGAGCCCTTCCTGTACAACCGGGGCAAGGGCCGCTACATCCCCGTCTCGCACGTCGTGCTGCTGCGCAACAAGGAGCGGCCCCGCCACAAGCTG CTGCCGCCGCTGCGCGGCATGGAGAACCCGGACGAGGAGTTCGACATCGAGAAGGACTGGCCGCATGTCACGCAGGAGGAGTACGACGCCAACCCCTCCAACTACCGCGAGCTCTGCTGGGACCTCAAG GAACGTGGCGCCGTGGGCGAGACGATCCTGCACCTGTGCCTGCTGAACGCCACGTCGCTGCTGGCCGACCTGGCCAAGCGACTGCTGCGCTTCTATCCCAAGCTCATCAACGACGTGTACATGAGCGACGAGTACTACG GCGAGAGCGTGCTCCACATGACGATCACGAACGAGGACCCGACGATGGTGAAGTTCTTCCTGGACGCGGGCGCCGACTACCACGAGCGCTGCTACGGCAACTTCATGTGCCCCGAGGACCAGAAGGCCTCGCGCTTCGACTCGCAGGACCACGAGTGGGTCAACGTGCAGTACAACACCAACTACGACGG GTACGTGTACTGGGGCGAGTACCCGCTGAGCTTCGCGGCGTGCCTGGGCCAGGAGGAGTGCTACCGGCTGATCCTGGCGCGCGGCGCCAACCCCGACCTGCAGGACACCAACGGCAACACCGTGCTGCACATGCTCGTCATCTACCAGAAGATG AGTACCTTCGACATGGCGTACGAGGTGGGCGCGTCGCTCCAAATCCGCAACGTGCAGAACCTGACGCCGCTGACGCTGGCCGCCAAGCTGGCGCGCACCGAGCTGTTCTTCCACATCCTCAACATCGAGCGCGAGATCTACTGGCAGATCGGCGCCACCACCTGCGCAGCCTACCCGCTCGGCGGAGTGGATACCATCGACACCGAGACGGGCCTCATTAATAAGGATTCTGCTCTCAACTTGGTTGTTTTCGGG GAAAAAGACGAGCACCTGGAGCTGCTAGAAGGCATGTTGATCGACCTGCTGAAGACTAAGTGGAACACGTTCGTGAAGTTCCGCTTCTACCGGCAGTTCATCCTGTTCTCGTGCTACTTCCTCGTGAGCCTGGTCTGCTTTACTCTGCGGCCCGGCCCGCCACCAGAACACGTCGCGCTCAACACCACAACGCTCAATTCTACTGCTAACAATGATACTGACATTGCTACGGATGCTG AAAACTGCACTGCCTCGTTAAATCCGGTTGAAATAGATCCGGGAGCCGTGGAGATATTAAACGTAACTAAACCCGACAGTGGTGCCTGTGCTCATTTTAAAAGCCATCCCAAGGAAAAGGATAAAC CAACCGAACCACCAAAGGAGACCGATATGGAAGACTGGTGGGAAGGCCTTACAGAGGAGTGCAGACTGATGAACTTTGATTCTTGGCAAGCAAAA GTTAGAATTTCTGCAGAGCTTTTGCTTTGGCTGGGAGCACTGGCTTACATCGGAGCAGCGTTAAGAGAAGCAAGATTTCTGGGTCTGAAAATGTTTGTTGAGAATTTGAGCACTGTGCCATCCAG GGTGATGTTCCTGTTCTCTTGTCTATTGATGGTGGCGCTGCCGACGCTGCGGCTGTGGTGCGCCGACGAGGCGGAGGACCACCTCGCCGTCATCATCATGCTCACTACTGCCCCCTACTTCCTGTTCTTCTGCAG AGGTTTCAAGACTGTGGGTCCGTTCGTGGTGATGATTTACAGAATGGTGATGGGAGACCTGCTGCGGTTCGTCTGCATTTATCTAGTCTTTGTAATGGGCTTTTCACAAG CATACTATATAATCTTCCTGTCGTTCGATAACCCTCAAACGCCGGAGGGCGTGGACGACTCGGTGTCCAACCCCATGCCGTCGCCCATGGAGAGCATCATGGCCATGTTCCTCATGTCGCTCACCTCCTTCTCCGACTACTACGGCGCCTTCGACCGCACCGACCACGAGATAGAAGCCAAG CTCCTGTTCGTAATATACATGATAATCGTGGCCATCCTCCTGGTGAACATGCTGATCGCCATGATGGGCAACACGTACCAGAAGATCGCGGAGACGCGCAACGAGTGGCAGCGGCAGTGGGCGCGCATCGTGCTGGTGGTGGAGCGCGGCGTGCCGCCCGCGCAGCGCCACAGCCAGCTCATGTCCTACTCGCAGCCGATGGCCAGCGGCAAGCGAGCTCTCGTCTTGAGGATCAATCAAAAG
- the LOC125241961 gene encoding uncharacterized protein LOC125241961 gives MDEMKNWFFGLEYLDYFWAILLSFIMERICCLQEQFTRDFIVLPDPPTNDDDSYDSINLEEFSDRDGSLKLSFLRLCRLSQVTILLTLVYFFNICFWFVMTKKATPTYRFKISLSV, from the exons ATGGACGAAATGAAAAACTGGTTTTTCGGATTAGAGTACTTGGATTATTTCTGGGCGATACTATTGTCGTTTATAATGGAAAGAATCTGCTGCTTGCAAGAACAATTTACCAGAGACTTTATTGTACTCCCGGACCCGCCAACTAATGACGACGACTCGTATGATTCAATAAACTTGGAAGAATTTTCAGATAGAGA CGGGTCCCTGAAGCTAAGTTTCCTGCGGCTGTGCCGGTTGTCGCAGGTCACCATACTGCTCACACTAGTCTACTTCTTCAACATCTGCTTCTGGTTTGTGATGACGAAGAAGGCTACACCCACGTACAGGTTTAAAATATCTCTTTCTGTTTGA